From the genome of Muricauda sp. SCSIO 64092, one region includes:
- a CDS encoding ThiF family adenylyltransferase, which translates to MARSLHSTGYEGFEGEISQHLFEDLSLLRAFTGKRKLKLLKWDDKRIAIPLRLSVELPPRGTYEGVDIRSKEDILFVFHPTMYPNIPPRVYSDRKSFPKDQLSHLYISKDGKPAPFCLVRGNYKEWYANKRITDLVIRVQNWLADAASGDLVEDGGQFDPMRLEGFCGTTIYKYHELAEVVNSDKALEGTKNMALLLIKELQQDTDKNQPSYEVVRILTSKEDVEEALKPIVQAISKEAEGIKVNRYMFGAIYWQEEKTPNPHYFSELPYDLLTLLKFGKNTGINMGSIISLIPLFKINGIDQFPIIVGVKRPKPLIGYSGDIEFFNFFLRINEDDIKENEIENNVRVSFQQHKEPLSVQKAREVSGSKSKIDSALIFGCGAVGSKVTMHLIREGYDKLCLLDSDTIEPHNMIRHALTPGLLEKIKLLH; encoded by the coding sequence ATGGCTCGAAGTCTTCATAGTACAGGATATGAAGGCTTTGAAGGGGAAATTTCTCAACACCTTTTTGAAGATTTATCTTTGTTAAGAGCCTTTACGGGCAAGAGGAAATTAAAGTTACTTAAATGGGATGATAAACGCATAGCAATTCCACTTCGATTATCTGTAGAATTGCCACCTAGAGGAACATACGAAGGTGTTGATATTAGAAGTAAGGAAGATATACTGTTTGTTTTTCATCCCACAATGTACCCGAATATCCCACCAAGGGTTTATTCAGACCGTAAGAGCTTTCCAAAAGATCAGCTCTCACACCTATATATTAGTAAAGATGGAAAGCCAGCGCCTTTTTGCCTTGTTAGGGGGAATTATAAAGAATGGTATGCTAATAAACGAATAACGGATTTAGTAATCAGGGTACAAAATTGGTTGGCAGATGCGGCAAGTGGTGATTTAGTTGAAGATGGCGGACAATTTGATCCAATGAGGCTTGAAGGTTTTTGCGGAACAACAATTTACAAATACCATGAATTGGCGGAGGTGGTTAATTCAGATAAAGCTTTAGAAGGCACAAAAAATATGGCTCTGCTATTAATAAAAGAGCTGCAGCAGGATACTGACAAAAACCAACCATCTTATGAAGTTGTAAGAATATTGACCTCAAAGGAAGATGTAGAAGAAGCATTAAAGCCTATTGTTCAAGCAATTTCTAAGGAAGCCGAAGGAATTAAAGTTAACCGTTACATGTTTGGTGCTATATATTGGCAAGAAGAAAAAACTCCTAACCCGCATTATTTTTCAGAATTACCTTATGACCTTCTTACATTGTTAAAATTTGGAAAGAATACAGGTATAAATATGGGCTCGATAATATCTCTAATCCCATTATTTAAAATAAATGGGATAGATCAATTTCCTATAATAGTTGGTGTTAAGCGGCCAAAACCCCTTATTGGTTATTCAGGAGATATAGAGTTTTTTAATTTCTTTTTAAGAATCAATGAGGACGATATTAAGGAAAATGAAATTGAAAACAATGTCAGGGTATCATTCCAACAGCACAAAGAACCACTTAGTGTTCAAAAAGCAAGAGAAGTTTCGGGAAGTAAGTCAAAGATTGATTCTGCTCTAATTTTTGGTTGTGGTGCTGTTGGTTCCAAAGTAACCATGCATCTTATTCGTGAAGGATATGATAAGCTTTGTCTACTTGATAGTGATACAATCGAGCCCCATAATATGATTAGGCATGCTTTAACACCAGGTCTATTGGAAAAAATAAAGCTATTGCACTAA
- a CDS encoding Mov34/MPN/PAD-1 family protein has translation MYPKDTLQILGLSINGDLYLETPELKKFMKNYDWVLDFTASPAFQNNYIKQGLEINNKVAKGFLTDEGYIGGLLIEGEERNPRVDDLHILMQAQYLEKDYISNWLKREHRRNKKESVLVNVGVGCNSETTVVSDDLISLHSASFVRGIKGASNKEGQICLTKINRKEFEVTSEKLTISPLTILHDINSGQWEIRMKNGIEKLLKSEMGKAMPNETGGVFIGLVNYKTKTIHVTDVVLAPPDSEASEGCFIRGIDGLREQVEEHKKKSGQTFGYIGEWHSHPHGPMGASLKDVQTMSKFKSDYVRNNYSIPVFMIIVTPAGLISYVY, from the coding sequence ATGTATCCTAAAGATACTCTTCAAATATTAGGGTTGTCGATTAATGGAGATTTATACCTTGAAACTCCCGAGCTTAAAAAGTTTATGAAGAACTATGATTGGGTCCTAGATTTTACAGCTTCACCTGCTTTTCAAAATAACTATATTAAACAAGGATTAGAAATTAACAATAAAGTTGCCAAGGGGTTCCTGACCGATGAAGGGTATATTGGTGGATTACTGATTGAAGGAGAAGAAAGAAACCCCAGGGTTGATGATCTGCATATTTTGATGCAGGCTCAATATCTAGAGAAGGATTATATTTCTAATTGGCTGAAAAGAGAACACCGAAGAAATAAGAAAGAAAGTGTCCTTGTTAATGTAGGTGTAGGTTGTAATTCTGAAACTACTGTAGTTTCTGACGATCTGATTTCGCTCCATAGTGCTTCCTTTGTAAGGGGGATTAAAGGTGCTAGTAATAAAGAGGGACAGATTTGTTTGACCAAAATTAATAGGAAAGAATTTGAGGTAACTAGTGAAAAATTGACTATTTCACCACTTACAATACTTCATGATATAAATTCTGGACAGTGGGAAATTAGAATGAAGAATGGCATTGAGAAGTTGCTCAAGTCGGAAATGGGTAAAGCCATGCCGAATGAAACAGGCGGGGTTTTTATAGGACTTGTAAATTATAAAACAAAAACAATACATGTTACAGATGTAGTATTGGCCCCACCGGATAGTGAGGCTTCAGAAGGATGTTTTATAAGGGGAATTGATGGACTCAGAGAGCAGGTTGAAGAACATAAAAAGAAATCTGGTCAAACTTTCGGTTATATTGGTGAATGGCATTCTCATCCACATGGTCCTATGGGAGCAAGTTTGAAAGATGTACAGACTATGTCCAAGTTTAAATCAGACTATGTGAGAAACAACTATTCCATACCTGTTTTTATGATAATAGTAACTCCAGCTGGATTAATTTCTTATGTGTATTAG
- a CDS encoding abortive infection system antitoxin AbiGi family protein, translating into MNKIIHITGDFSKLVSILKSTSLRLSYSRENFYSNGNSISNAVHPMVCFSEYNLKEIGSKKITYGNYGVGFSKDWARSKKIGPVLYG; encoded by the coding sequence ATGAATAAAATAATACATATAACAGGGGATTTTAGCAAGTTGGTAAGTATATTAAAATCAACTTCTCTTCGATTAAGTTATTCAAGAGAGAATTTTTATAGCAATGGGAATTCTATCTCAAACGCCGTTCATCCTATGGTATGTTTTAGTGAGTATAACCTGAAAGAAATTGGTTCAAAGAAAATCACTTACGGGAATTATGGCGTAGGCTTTAGTAAAGATTGGGCTAGATCAAAAAAAATAGGTCCTGTTTTATATGGTTAG
- a CDS encoding abortive infection system antitoxin AbiGi family protein yields MVSQQSLAAKGMASLLKARRNPEVSKLPKNLRLPIMELKCFIKNEQGFNSYFNKPNFDFKSENEWRYVPEKWKIDGNYISQSRKVYDKKPEIYNKKLSDYSLNFDLDDLDVVFVADKPEIELLVNKFEISREIIKLATWKDNKLDRAVEHQFLNY; encoded by the coding sequence ATGGTTAGCCAACAATCTCTGGCGGCAAAGGGAATGGCATCATTACTCAAAGCGAGACGGAATCCGGAGGTGTCCAAACTTCCTAAAAACCTTAGACTGCCAATAATGGAGTTAAAATGTTTTATCAAGAACGAACAAGGTTTTAATAGCTACTTTAATAAACCTAATTTTGACTTCAAATCGGAAAATGAATGGAGATATGTGCCTGAGAAATGGAAAATTGATGGCAACTATATATCGCAAAGCCGGAAAGTTTATGACAAAAAACCAGAGATATATAATAAAAAGCTTTCGGATTATTCATTGAACTTTGATCTTGATGACTTAGATGTGGTATTCGTTGCTGATAAACCTGAGATAGAGTTGTTAGTAAATAAGTTCGAAATATCGAGGGAAATTATAAAACTTGCAACATGGAAGGATAATAAACTAGATAGAGCTGTAGAACATCAATTTTTAAATTATTAG